In Bacillus cytotoxicus NVH 391-98, the following are encoded in one genomic region:
- the nadA gene encoding quinolinate synthase NadA: protein MSILEKVQPIETMLPARYYTMSTEDMEKRVREIKEKMGKMLCIPCHHYQKDEVVQFSDAIGDSLQLAQVAARNKEAKYIVFCGVHFMAETADMLTTDEQVVILPDMRAGCSMADMADIEQTERAWRELTTLFGDTMIPLTYVNSTAAIKAFCGRNGGATVTSSNAKKMVSWAFTQKERLVFLPDQHLGRNTAYDLGIELNQMAVWNPNTDSLEYSGNLEDIKVILWKGHCSVHQNFTVKNIESLRKSHPNMNIIVHPECCYEVVQASDYAGSTKYIIDTIEQAPSSSKWAIGTEMNLVNRLIQKHSDKEIISLNPFMCPCLTMNRIDLPHLLWALESIERGEQVNVIQVDKQVTKDAVLALNRMLERV from the coding sequence ATGAGTATTTTAGAAAAAGTACAGCCAATTGAAACGATGTTACCAGCGCGTTATTACACGATGTCAACGGAAGATATGGAAAAGCGTGTTCGTGAAATTAAAGAAAAAATGGGAAAAATGTTATGTATCCCATGTCATCATTATCAAAAGGATGAAGTGGTGCAGTTTTCAGATGCTATAGGGGATTCATTGCAACTTGCACAAGTTGCAGCGCGCAATAAAGAGGCAAAATATATCGTATTTTGCGGTGTGCATTTTATGGCAGAAACAGCGGATATGTTAACGACGGACGAGCAAGTTGTAATATTGCCTGATATGCGAGCCGGCTGTTCGATGGCAGATATGGCGGATATTGAACAAACAGAACGAGCGTGGCGAGAGCTTACAACATTATTTGGAGATACAATGATTCCGTTAACATATGTAAACTCGACGGCAGCAATTAAAGCTTTTTGCGGTCGAAATGGCGGGGCAACCGTTACGTCTTCGAATGCAAAAAAAATGGTATCTTGGGCATTTACGCAGAAAGAACGATTAGTTTTTTTACCAGATCAGCATTTGGGAAGAAATACAGCGTACGATTTAGGGATTGAACTTAATCAAATGGCTGTTTGGAATCCGAATACAGACTCATTAGAATATAGCGGGAATCTAGAGGATATAAAGGTGATTTTGTGGAAAGGTCATTGTTCCGTGCATCAAAACTTTACAGTGAAGAATATTGAGAGCTTGCGCAAAAGTCATCCTAATATGAATATTATCGTTCATCCAGAGTGTTGTTATGAAGTGGTTCAAGCTTCTGATTATGCGGGATCGACAAAATATATTATTGATACGATTGAACAAGCACCATCTAGTAGTAAGTGGGCCATTGGTACAGAAATGAATTTAGTAAATCGGCTGATTCAAAAACATTCTGATAAGGAGATTATTTCACTAAATCCTTTTATGTGTCCATGTTTAACGATGAATCGTATTGATTTACCACATTTACTTTGGGCGCTAGAATCAATAGAACGTGGTGAACAGGTGAATGTAATTCAAGTGGATAAGCAAGTAACAAAAGATGCAGTGTTGGCATTAAATCGTATGTTAGAGCGCGTTTAA
- a CDS encoding BofC C-terminal domain-containing protein, protein MKFIMIAVQVLLVLFCLSYESNVRAAVTTPNVTEKEPQVTVLLERMYLDGEVSEEILTEKVANLEQLLQRYKDWQLVDRDDVQIILQKKIDDISPLLKTSGYFGVSDEGILQIFNGVPKNDNAIHSFFQIDMKKLKSYERAKLKRGIRIKSKERFVKTMEKMKQYAKTN, encoded by the coding sequence ATGAAATTTATCATGATTGCAGTTCAAGTCTTGCTTGTTCTATTTTGTTTATCTTACGAATCGAATGTTAGAGCTGCAGTTACGACGCCAAATGTAACGGAAAAAGAACCTCAAGTGACAGTGTTACTAGAACGTATGTATTTGGACGGAGAAGTGAGTGAGGAAATTCTTACGGAAAAAGTAGCGAATTTAGAACAGCTTTTGCAGCGATATAAAGATTGGCAACTTGTAGATCGTGATGATGTACAAATTATATTGCAAAAGAAAATAGACGATATTTCACCTTTATTGAAGACGAGCGGTTATTTTGGAGTGTCAGATGAGGGGATATTACAAATTTTTAATGGTGTACCAAAAAACGATAATGCAATTCACTCGTTTTTTCAAATTGATATGAAAAAATTAAAAAGTTATGAACGGGCAAAGTTAAAGCGAGGCATTCGGATTAAATCAAAAGAACGTTTTGTGAAGACGATGGAGAAGATGAAGCAATATGCAAAAACAAACTAG
- a CDS encoding IscS subfamily cysteine desulfurase encodes MMIYLDYAATTPMSKEAIETYAKAAEQYFGNEQSLHDIGGTSSSLLQVCRKSFAQMIHGKEQGVFFTSGGSESNYLAIHSLLKAREGKHIITTPIEHASIRNYFQSLKQQGYTITEIPVDSYGMIDMYALENSITENTVLASIQHGNSEIGTVQPIAEIGKLLKKHHVIFHTDCVQTFGKLPIDVTEMQIDSLSVSAHKIYGPKGVGACYINPQIRWEPLFKGTTHEKGFRPGTVNVPGVAAFLTAAEHILQNRAKTQEHFKQLRSYFVNQLKSLSLEIQVEGHSTACLQHIVGVTIKGIEGQYTMLECNRHKIAISTGSACQIGKYEPSQTMLALGKTAEEAKQYVRFSFGHQTTKQQLDATTHALETIGNHFYRGVKS; translated from the coding sequence ATGATGATATATCTTGATTATGCAGCAACAACACCTATGAGTAAGGAAGCGATTGAAACGTATGCAAAGGCGGCAGAACAATATTTTGGAAATGAACAAAGTTTACATGATATTGGTGGAACATCTTCTTCTCTACTACAAGTTTGTAGAAAGTCATTTGCACAAATGATTCACGGTAAAGAGCAGGGAGTCTTTTTTACAAGTGGTGGTTCAGAATCCAACTATTTGGCGATTCATTCGCTCTTAAAGGCGCGAGAAGGAAAACATATTATTACAACTCCTATAGAACACGCATCCATTCGGAATTATTTTCAAAGTTTAAAACAACAAGGGTATACCATTACAGAAATTCCTGTTGATTCATATGGAATGATTGACATGTATGCTTTGGAAAATTCCATCACAGAAAATACTGTACTAGCAAGCATTCAACACGGAAACTCTGAAATTGGAACTGTTCAGCCGATAGCTGAAATAGGAAAACTTTTAAAGAAACATCATGTTATATTTCATACAGATTGTGTACAAACATTCGGCAAACTCCCAATCGATGTAACAGAGATGCAAATAGATAGCCTTTCTGTTTCAGCACATAAAATCTATGGACCAAAAGGAGTCGGCGCTTGCTATATAAACCCACAAATTCGCTGGGAACCATTGTTCAAAGGGACAACCCATGAAAAAGGATTTCGTCCTGGTACGGTCAATGTTCCTGGTGTCGCTGCCTTTTTAACAGCAGCAGAGCATATCTTACAGAACCGAGCTAAAACACAAGAACATTTTAAACAGTTGCGCTCTTACTTCGTGAATCAATTAAAATCACTTTCTCTAGAAATTCAAGTAGAGGGACATTCTACTGCTTGTTTACAACATATTGTTGGGGTTACAATAAAAGGAATAGAAGGTCAGTACACAATGTTAGAGTGTAATCGTCACAAAATTGCAATTTCAACTGGAAGCGCCTGTCAAATCGGTAAATATGAACCTTCACAAACAATGCTCGCCCTTGGGAAAACAGCTGAAGAGGCCAAACAATATGTACGTTTTTCATTTGGGCATCAGACAACAAAACAACAACTTGATGCGACCACCCATGCATTAGAGACAATTGGAAATCATTTTTATAGAGGTGTTAAATCATAA
- the ruvB gene encoding Holliday junction branch migration DNA helicase RuvB, with protein sequence MDERLLSGESAYEDADLEYSLRPQTLRQYIGQDKAKHNLEVFIEAAKMREETLDHVLLYGPPGLGKTTLANIIANEMGVNIRTTSGPAIERPGDLAAVLTALQPGDVLFIDEIHRLHRSIEEVLYPAMEDFCLDIVIGKGPTARSVRLDLPPFTLVGATTRAGALSAPLRDRFGVLSRLEYYTVDQLSAIVERTAEVFEVEIDSLAALEIARRARGTPRIANRLLRRVRDFAQVRGDGTIAMEITQMALELLQVDKLGLDHIDHKFLLGIIEKFRGGPVGLETVSATIGEESHTIEDVYEPYLLQIGFLQRTPRGRIVTPLAYQHFGMEMPKI encoded by the coding sequence ATGGACGAACGTCTCCTGTCAGGGGAATCTGCATATGAAGATGCAGACTTAGAATATTCGTTGCGGCCACAGACACTCCGTCAATATATTGGCCAAGATAAGGCAAAACATAATTTAGAGGTATTTATTGAGGCTGCAAAAATGCGTGAGGAAACATTGGATCACGTCTTATTATATGGACCACCGGGACTTGGGAAAACAACGCTTGCTAATATTATCGCAAACGAAATGGGAGTTAATATTCGAACGACATCAGGTCCAGCAATTGAAAGGCCAGGAGATTTAGCAGCAGTGTTAACGGCTCTTCAGCCTGGTGATGTACTATTTATTGATGAGATTCATCGTTTGCATAGATCAATTGAGGAAGTTTTATATCCAGCAATGGAGGACTTTTGTCTTGATATTGTCATTGGTAAAGGGCCGACTGCACGGTCAGTAAGGCTTGACTTGCCACCTTTTACATTAGTAGGTGCAACAACGCGTGCGGGAGCACTATCAGCGCCGCTTCGTGATCGTTTTGGGGTATTATCAAGACTGGAGTATTATACAGTAGATCAATTATCAGCGATTGTAGAAAGAACAGCAGAAGTGTTTGAAGTGGAAATTGATTCTTTAGCTGCTTTAGAAATTGCAAGACGTGCTCGTGGTACACCGCGTATCGCGAACCGTCTTTTAAGACGCGTACGTGATTTCGCACAAGTAAGAGGCGATGGAACAATCGCAATGGAAATTACACAAATGGCATTAGAGCTCTTGCAAGTAGATAAATTAGGTCTGGATCACATTGACCATAAATTCCTACTTGGTATTATTGAAAAATTCCGCGGTGGTCCAGTTGGATTAGAGACAGTTTCAGCGACAATTGGTGAAGAATCTCATACAATTGAAGATGTATATGAGCCATATTTACTGCAAATTGGATTCTTACAGCGTACGCCACGAGGAAGAATTGTTACGCCACTTGCATACCAACATTTCGGAATGGAGATGCCAAAAATATGA
- the nadC gene encoding carboxylating nicotinate-nucleotide diphosphorylase encodes MNILKVQEALKQFFLEDIGEWDITSQCIFPDYLEAKGTFLIKEAGVFAGRSVIEAGFQLIDERIAVELHKKDGDLVEKGEIIATVQGPIASLLTAERVILNVIQRMSGIATMTRKAVLALDSSHTRICDTRKTMPGLRMFDKYAVVCGGGFNHRFGLYDGVMIKDNHIAFAGSITKAVTSVKEKLGHMVKVEVETETEEQVREAVAAGVDIIMFDNRTPDEIREFSKIVPSAIVTEASGGIKIEDLSKYGKTGVDYISLGALTHSVKALDISFNIES; translated from the coding sequence ATGAACATATTAAAAGTACAGGAAGCATTAAAACAATTTTTTCTAGAAGATATAGGGGAATGGGATATAACATCTCAGTGTATCTTTCCAGATTATTTAGAGGCAAAAGGAACATTTCTTATAAAAGAAGCAGGGGTCTTTGCGGGACGTTCAGTAATCGAAGCAGGATTTCAATTAATTGATGAAAGAATTGCAGTTGAGCTTCATAAAAAAGATGGGGATCTTGTAGAGAAAGGCGAAATAATAGCAACTGTGCAAGGGCCAATTGCATCACTATTAACGGCAGAGCGCGTTATATTAAATGTCATCCAGCGTATGAGCGGAATAGCAACGATGACACGTAAGGCGGTTCTTGCTTTAGATAGTAGTCATACACGCATTTGTGATACGAGAAAGACAATGCCTGGACTACGTATGTTTGATAAGTATGCAGTCGTGTGTGGAGGTGGATTTAACCATCGCTTCGGTTTATATGATGGGGTCATGATTAAAGACAATCATATTGCTTTTGCTGGTTCTATTACAAAAGCTGTTACATCAGTGAAAGAAAAATTAGGGCATATGGTGAAAGTAGAAGTGGAAACAGAAACTGAGGAGCAAGTGAGAGAGGCTGTAGCTGCTGGTGTGGATATTATTATGTTCGATAATCGTACGCCAGATGAGATTCGAGAGTTTTCAAAGATTGTGCCAAGCGCTATTGTTACGGAAGCTTCAGGTGGAATTAAAATTGAAGATTTATCGAAATACGGAAAAACAGGGGTGGATTATATTTCACTTGGAGCATTAACGCATTCAGTGAAAGCACTCGATATTAGTTTCAATATTGAATCGTAA
- a CDS encoding iron-hydroxamate ABC transporter substrate-binding protein — protein MKHKLFILFTLIFVVLATVGCSSKKEETRATEQKTKVVKHAKGEATIPVNPKRIVDLSGSSEELLLLGHKPVGTANTYKDKIQGHLQEKLKGVKAVGWYWAPKVDLEAVTALKPDLIILNNRQLKIYDQLAKIAPTVVLETNLENWRDKFKEVGKLFDEEKKATQWIVNYDKKAASLSKQIKEKTKDENFMFLAITPQNFRVYGNFGYGDILFNDLKLPATKGTDLKQTMAQVSLEGLVAFQPDQMFIVNFGGEADKVYEDYKNSAIWKDNKAVKNNHVYEVSNEVFNTKAFNPIGKDMLIDEIAKQILDKNK, from the coding sequence ATGAAGCATAAACTATTTATTTTATTTACTCTCATCTTTGTTGTCTTAGCCACTGTCGGCTGTTCTTCTAAAAAAGAAGAAACTCGTGCGACAGAGCAAAAAACGAAAGTTGTGAAACACGCAAAAGGCGAGGCTACAATTCCAGTAAATCCAAAAAGAATCGTTGACTTATCTGGATCATCTGAAGAACTATTACTACTTGGACATAAACCAGTTGGTACGGCGAATACATATAAGGATAAAATCCAAGGTCATTTGCAAGAAAAACTAAAAGGTGTAAAAGCAGTTGGATGGTATTGGGCTCCTAAAGTTGATTTAGAAGCAGTTACTGCTTTAAAACCAGATTTAATTATTTTAAACAATCGTCAATTAAAAATTTATGACCAACTAGCAAAGATTGCACCAACAGTCGTTTTAGAAACAAACTTAGAAAACTGGCGCGATAAATTTAAAGAAGTCGGTAAATTATTTGACGAAGAGAAAAAAGCAACTCAGTGGATTGTCAACTACGATAAAAAAGCCGCTTCTTTATCTAAACAAATTAAAGAGAAAACAAAAGATGAAAACTTTATGTTCCTTGCTATAACACCACAAAATTTCCGTGTGTATGGCAATTTTGGATATGGAGATATTCTCTTTAACGATTTAAAACTTCCTGCAACAAAAGGAACAGATTTAAAACAAACAATGGCACAAGTATCATTAGAAGGACTTGTTGCATTCCAACCTGATCAAATGTTTATCGTAAACTTTGGTGGCGAAGCAGATAAAGTTTACGAGGATTATAAAAACAGTGCTATTTGGAAAGATAACAAAGCAGTTAAAAATAATCACGTTTATGAAGTAAGCAATGAAGTCTTTAACACAAAAGCATTCAATCCAATTGGAAAAGATATGTTAATTGATGAAATTGCAAAACAAATTTTAGATAAAAATAAATAA
- a CDS encoding transcription repressor NadR, with amino-acid sequence MKQNEQKKILGEERRQLILQWLFAANKPLSGSELSKKTNVSRQVIVQDISLLKARNEPIIATAQGYLYLKPHAKQQALERVIVCQHKPEEVRQELTMLVDHGVTIKDVKVEHPVYGDLTASIMVSNRFDVEQYLQKIQETNASYLSQLTDGVHLHTIEADSKEKLDAACDALNRAGFLVYS; translated from the coding sequence ATGAAACAAAATGAACAGAAGAAGATTTTAGGAGAAGAAAGAAGGCAGCTTATCTTACAATGGCTTTTCGCTGCTAATAAACCGTTATCTGGAAGTGAATTATCAAAGAAAACAAATGTTAGCAGACAAGTGATTGTCCAAGATATTTCCTTGCTAAAAGCACGAAATGAACCGATTATTGCAACTGCACAAGGATACTTATATTTAAAGCCACATGCAAAACAACAAGCCCTTGAACGCGTTATCGTCTGTCAACATAAGCCAGAAGAAGTACGTCAAGAGCTTACTATGCTTGTTGATCATGGTGTAACAATTAAAGATGTAAAAGTAGAGCACCCTGTATATGGAGATTTAACAGCTTCTATTATGGTAAGCAATCGCTTTGATGTTGAACAATACTTACAAAAGATTCAAGAGACAAATGCCTCTTACCTCTCACAATTAACAGATGGAGTTCACTTGCATACTATTGAGGCAGACTCTAAAGAAAAATTAGATGCAGCTTGTGACGCACTAAATAGAGCCGGATTTCTTGTTTATTCATAA
- a CDS encoding YhcN/YlaJ family sporulation lipoprotein, which produces MNKKVKVIAASLLVTSALAACGTPNNNAMDERNVNDNYERTSYYGTNPYRDNVTRTDRYTDYVTYRNGNRITDRVYERRNDVGYNYYRDVNYHGQIVNPHPTRNITMNNSYMNNDGKTAERITNRVKRMNNVDRVSTVVYGNDVVIAVKPRHTVTNETAMANEIRRAVVDDVRTRNVYVTVRNDMFDRVNTMNTRLRNGTVTNELNRDITDLFRDIRASLTGTVR; this is translated from the coding sequence TTGAATAAAAAAGTGAAAGTAATTGCCGCTTCTTTGTTAGTTACCAGTGCGTTAGCAGCATGTGGTACACCTAATAATAATGCGATGGATGAGCGTAATGTGAATGATAATTACGAACGTACATCTTATTATGGTACAAATCCATATAGAGATAATGTAACGCGCACAGATCGATATACAGATTATGTAACGTATAGAAACGGAAATAGAATTACAGATCGTGTATATGAGCGTCGTAATGATGTAGGGTATAACTATTATCGAGATGTAAATTATCATGGTCAAATTGTAAACCCTCATCCAACTCGTAACATTACAATGAATAATTCATACATGAACAATGATGGAAAAACAGCTGAAAGAATTACGAATCGTGTTAAGCGTATGAATAATGTGGATCGAGTTTCTACTGTTGTATATGGAAATGATGTAGTAATCGCTGTGAAACCGCGTCATACAGTAACAAATGAAACGGCAATGGCAAATGAAATTCGTCGAGCTGTTGTCGATGATGTAAGAACTCGTAACGTGTACGTGACGGTTAGAAACGATATGTTTGATCGTGTAAATACAATGAATACACGTTTGCGAAATGGAACAGTTACGAATGAGTTAAATCGTGATATTACAGATTTATTCCGCGATATTCGAGCTAGTCTAACTGGTACGGTGCGATAA
- a CDS encoding DUF2905 domain-containing protein encodes MTDMSKLLITAGILLIVIGLAWKFIGRLPGDIFVKKGNVTFYFPIITCIVLSIVLSFIMYIINRLK; translated from the coding sequence ATGACAGATATGTCAAAACTTCTTATAACAGCTGGTATTCTTCTCATTGTGATTGGATTAGCTTGGAAGTTTATCGGAAGGCTTCCAGGCGATATTTTTGTGAAAAAGGGAAATGTTACCTTTTATTTTCCGATCATTACATGTATTGTGTTAAGTATTGTATTATCTTTTATTATGTATATAATAAATCGACTTAAATAG
- the ruvA gene encoding Holliday junction DNA helicase RuvA has translation MFEYVTGYVEYVGPEYIVLDHNGIGYQIFTPNPYVFQRSKQEIRVYTYHYVREDIMALYGFKTREERLLFTKLLGVSGIGPKGALAILASGQTGQVVQAIENEDERFLVKFPGVGKKTARQMILDLKGKLADVVPDVFVDLFSDEERFDEKKGSSTELDEALEALRALGYAEREINRVLPELLKESLTTDQYIKKALSLLLNGKR, from the coding sequence TTGTTTGAGTATGTTACAGGTTATGTAGAGTACGTAGGACCGGAATATATCGTTCTTGACCATAATGGAATTGGCTACCAAATTTTTACGCCAAACCCATATGTATTCCAAAGAAGTAAGCAAGAAATTCGGGTATACACATATCACTATGTAAGAGAAGATATAATGGCACTTTACGGTTTTAAGACACGTGAAGAGCGTTTACTATTCACAAAACTTTTGGGTGTATCGGGAATTGGGCCAAAAGGTGCGCTTGCCATTTTAGCCTCAGGTCAAACAGGGCAGGTTGTACAAGCGATTGAGAACGAAGATGAGAGGTTTTTAGTGAAGTTTCCAGGTGTTGGAAAGAAAACGGCGCGTCAAATGATTTTAGATTTAAAAGGAAAATTAGCTGATGTTGTACCAGATGTATTCGTGGATTTATTCTCAGACGAAGAGCGCTTTGATGAGAAAAAAGGTTCATCAACTGAACTGGATGAGGCGCTTGAAGCGCTCCGTGCACTTGGTTATGCAGAACGCGAAATCAATCGCGTCTTGCCAGAGTTATTAAAAGAGTCATTGACGACGGATCAGTATATTAAAAAGGCGCTTAGTCTTTTACTAAATGGTAAGAGGTGA
- the nadB gene encoding L-aspartate oxidase, which yields MPSADVLIIGSGIAAFRVAKEICRKKNVIILTKKTRRNNNTYLAQGGIAAAIATYDNPNHHYEDTLKAGCHYNNTEAVRYLVENGPKEIHELLAAGMQFDGDEKGLHLGKEGAHRKRRILHAGGDTTGKYLLEHFIQEITPHVTVIEQERVLDFIIENGTCRGVLTRDQKGHMHRYFAEYTVLATGGIGGLYTFTSNDETITGDGIAMVYRAGGELQDLEFMQFHPTMLHVDGRCCGLVSEAVRGEGAILVNGKGEHFMTGIHPQQDLAPRDVVARAIHSQLLVGEEVYLDISSIQHFEDRFPTVSSLCRIHGVNLKQNRIPVVPGAHFHMGGVKTNCDGETSIPRLYAIGETACNGVHGANRLASNSLLEGLVFGKRIGQHILHNSVTREKFDRAERDQSHQILYLPTKREIQEQMMRYVGIVRTEQGLLQAKKWFEHYGAPHFVLQYEALTNEEITIVNMLTVCWLMVDAALQRKESIGGHYRSDDPKRSAVAKEMMLIK from the coding sequence ATGCCAAGTGCAGATGTTTTAATTATTGGAAGTGGCATTGCGGCATTCCGTGTTGCAAAAGAGATTTGTCGTAAAAAAAATGTGATAATCCTTACAAAGAAAACGCGTCGCAATAACAATACATATTTAGCGCAAGGAGGAATTGCTGCAGCAATTGCTACATATGACAATCCAAATCATCATTATGAAGATACGTTAAAAGCAGGTTGTCATTATAACAATACAGAAGCTGTGCGTTACTTAGTGGAGAATGGACCAAAAGAAATTCACGAGCTCCTTGCAGCTGGTATGCAGTTTGATGGCGATGAAAAGGGACTCCACCTCGGGAAAGAAGGTGCGCATCGAAAACGACGGATTTTACATGCGGGAGGAGATACGACAGGGAAATATTTATTAGAGCATTTCATTCAAGAAATAACACCGCATGTTACAGTGATAGAACAAGAAAGAGTACTCGATTTCATCATAGAAAATGGGACGTGTAGAGGCGTTTTAACACGTGATCAAAAAGGACATATGCATCGTTATTTTGCTGAATATACAGTATTAGCAACAGGAGGCATAGGGGGATTATACACGTTTACTTCCAATGATGAAACGATAACAGGTGATGGAATTGCAATGGTATATCGAGCTGGTGGTGAGCTTCAAGATTTAGAGTTTATGCAGTTTCACCCTACGATGTTACATGTAGATGGTAGGTGCTGTGGACTTGTTTCTGAAGCTGTACGAGGCGAAGGAGCTATTCTTGTAAATGGGAAAGGAGAACATTTCATGACCGGAATACATCCGCAGCAAGATTTAGCACCGCGTGATGTAGTAGCCCGTGCGATCCATAGTCAGCTTCTCGTTGGTGAAGAAGTATATTTAGATATTTCATCTATTCAACATTTTGAAGACCGTTTTCCAACTGTTTCTTCATTATGTCGGATACATGGTGTGAATCTAAAACAAAATCGAATTCCAGTTGTACCGGGTGCACATTTTCATATGGGGGGTGTCAAAACAAACTGTGATGGGGAAACATCCATTCCACGTCTATATGCTATAGGAGAAACTGCTTGTAATGGTGTTCATGGTGCAAACCGACTAGCGAGCAATTCGTTGCTTGAGGGTCTTGTATTTGGGAAAAGAATTGGACAGCATATTTTACACAATTCGGTAACAAGGGAAAAGTTTGATAGAGCAGAGCGGGATCAAAGTCATCAAATCTTATATTTACCAACCAAAAGAGAAATACAAGAACAGATGATGAGGTATGTTGGAATTGTGCGTACAGAGCAAGGGTTATTGCAAGCGAAAAAATGGTTTGAGCATTATGGTGCGCCTCATTTTGTATTACAATACGAGGCTCTTACAAATGAAGAAATTACGATTGTCAATATGTTAACAGTTTGCTGGCTAATGGTAGATGCGGCTTTGCAAAGGAAAGAAAGCATAGGTGGACATTATCGCAGTGATGATCCAAAAAGAAGTGCAGTAGCAAAAGAAATGATGTTAATAAAATGA
- the queA gene encoding tRNA preQ1(34) S-adenosylmethionine ribosyltransferase-isomerase QueA has translation MDINLFDFHLPEELIAQTPLEKRETSRLMVLDRETGDIEHKHFSDILAYLHEGDCLVLNETKVMPARLHGVKEDTGAHIEVLLLKQEEGDTWETLVKPAKRVKEGTVISFGEGKLKATCVGTADQGGRQLEFSYDGIFYEILDELGEMPLPPYIKETLEDRDRYQTVYAKEIGSAAAPTAGLHFTEELLEKLQQKGVKLAFITLHVGLGTFRPVSTDKIEDHHMHAEYYHMSQETADLLNDVKVNGGRIITVGTTSTRTLETIATEHDGKLCGASGWTDIFMYPGYEFKAIDGLITNFHLPKSTLIMLVSAFAGRENVLHAYNEAVKEKYRFFSFGDAMFLASHAKERMK, from the coding sequence ATGGATATTAATCTGTTTGATTTTCATTTACCAGAAGAACTTATTGCGCAAACGCCGCTTGAAAAGCGTGAAACATCAAGGTTAATGGTGTTAGATCGTGAAACAGGTGATATCGAGCATAAGCATTTTAGCGATATTTTAGCGTATTTACATGAGGGAGATTGTTTAGTTTTAAATGAAACCAAAGTTATGCCTGCTCGTTTGCATGGTGTAAAAGAAGATACAGGTGCACATATTGAGGTGCTTCTTTTAAAACAAGAAGAGGGAGATACGTGGGAAACACTTGTAAAACCGGCGAAACGTGTGAAAGAAGGAACTGTTATTTCTTTTGGCGAAGGAAAACTAAAAGCAACATGTGTAGGAACTGCTGATCAAGGCGGTCGTCAGCTTGAATTCTCTTATGACGGTATTTTTTATGAGATTTTAGATGAACTGGGAGAAATGCCACTTCCCCCTTATATTAAAGAAACATTAGAAGACCGCGATCGTTACCAAACTGTATATGCGAAGGAAATTGGTTCTGCAGCAGCACCAACAGCGGGTCTGCATTTTACAGAAGAGTTGCTGGAGAAATTGCAACAAAAAGGTGTGAAATTAGCATTCATTACACTTCATGTTGGTCTTGGAACATTTAGACCAGTTTCGACTGATAAAATTGAAGATCATCATATGCATGCTGAGTATTATCATATGTCGCAGGAAACGGCTGACTTATTAAATGACGTGAAAGTAAATGGTGGCCGTATTATTACAGTTGGTACGACATCAACACGTACACTTGAAACAATTGCTACAGAGCATGATGGTAAACTTTGCGGTGCATCTGGATGGACGGATATCTTTATGTATCCAGGTTATGAATTTAAAGCAATTGATGGTTTAATTACAAATTTCCATTTACCAAAATCAACATTAATTATGCTTGTGAGTGCATTTGCAGGTAGAGAAAATGTACTTCATGCCTATAATGAAGCAGTGAAAGAAAAATACCGCTTCTTTAGTTTTGGTGATGCGATGTTCCTTGCATCTCATGCTAAAGAGAGAATGAAATAA